The Sedimentisphaera salicampi genome includes a region encoding these proteins:
- a CDS encoding SNF2-related protein, with amino-acid sequence MNSSEIELKIQEILSQTTVQLASFLSEELADISEDYWREIVRPSLTYPQKMLVDQKGVTSLDGLDLSALLRILDRNWFDLSGEFNFSKEQRNYLKEMQSIRNRWAHKTAEKLDLEDYYRDLDTIQRFVSFISSNSELKEFIQNYKAQLQSLAAEKAEPVDKTEAKNSTNFSINEFVCLKSSPEKKGVILEIDDSKEETRYQIFIDSKKSWFYESQLFREPEKEEINFLTSEEFNSNLSSILIRDPSFSKLYSLNSARIDFIPYQFRPVLKLMRSDRPRLLIADGVGVGKTIEAGLIIKELQARNKIESVLIICPKPLITEKKWENEMRRFEEKFSPLDGPMMRNCIKETNLEGQWPQQYEKAIIPFSLFDEKLLYGSEGKKRKRKKQGLLDLDPPPKFDLVIVDEAHKIKNQSTYTHQATRFFCDNAEAVIFLTATPIQLGGNDLFTLLNVIRPDLVIDENTYQSMIAPNPKIHKAVSILRAQEKDWQSQAKDLLEQAAHTEWGSSVIKNKPEFLEIQEKLAKNNLSPEQRVDLIRDIEELNTFSDMINRTRRRDIGSFTVREPKTIEAEFTPEQKKVHDKVLEIQADVLSLIHDNQNIKFMMSTILRQAASCINGLVPFLKDILTRNLSEIEELAFLNEWDALKIAKIPQDIRKIISKAENLGSKDPKLESLLKIVSEKQSDENNRIIVFSTFRHTLKYLYTNLIENGVRVGLVNGDTPVEERIWLRECFEMDRKSDDAVDVLLFSEIGCEGLDYQFCDCMVNYDLPWNPMKIEQRIGRIDRNGQQSEKVLIYNMITKDTVDAAIYERCLKRIGVFESTLGAGEEILGEISQQIQGIAEDYQLTEQQRNDKLQQLADNKIREIQEQKRLEDRQAEFFGVNLPQKQIDDEIKHATSLWLSPEAVQRLVTNYIRKAAGEMASSEFILGEGIEKTLRLSENVRRKLLEDYRQMPKGKSTVERPWENWLSGDNPMLKITFDIRCAADKRNVTLISPQHPLVRQAAAKLEITDKPVACLEVCQSGITSGDYPFAVYKWVYTGITKKTELMPIASSKEVTENLEELLAQACDFDYETQITDYSLWEDIESSHYKLWSFARHRHIENVRSNAEYKEKSLSVSHKARVSRYQDIINNADDDKIIRMRTSELKSAEMDYKQKIEEIQAAPQRADLNSDIVAYGILRVKEC; translated from the coding sequence GTGAATAGTAGCGAAATTGAATTGAAGATTCAGGAAATACTTTCCCAAACTACCGTGCAGCTAGCCTCATTTCTCAGTGAGGAATTAGCCGATATTTCTGAAGATTACTGGAGAGAAATTGTAAGACCATCTTTAACATATCCGCAAAAAATGTTGGTAGATCAAAAAGGAGTAACCTCTTTAGATGGATTAGATTTATCTGCGCTTCTGCGAATACTTGACAGAAACTGGTTCGATTTATCAGGAGAATTCAATTTTTCAAAAGAGCAGCGAAACTACTTGAAGGAAATGCAGTCTATTCGTAATCGGTGGGCTCATAAAACCGCAGAGAAATTGGATTTGGAAGATTATTATAGAGACTTGGATACTATTCAGCGTTTTGTTTCTTTTATCAGCAGCAATTCTGAGTTAAAAGAATTCATCCAAAATTACAAGGCTCAGCTACAATCCTTAGCTGCTGAGAAGGCGGAACCTGTTGATAAAACTGAAGCCAAGAATAGTACGAATTTTTCAATAAACGAATTCGTTTGTCTAAAATCATCTCCCGAAAAAAAAGGCGTAATATTAGAAATAGATGATTCAAAAGAAGAAACCCGCTATCAGATATTTATAGATTCTAAAAAGAGCTGGTTTTATGAATCTCAGCTATTTCGAGAGCCTGAAAAAGAGGAGATTAATTTCTTAACATCTGAAGAATTCAATTCAAATCTCTCCTCCATTCTCATAAGGGATCCTTCCTTTTCAAAGCTTTATTCGCTTAACTCAGCTCGAATTGATTTTATTCCTTATCAGTTCCGCCCGGTTCTCAAGCTTATGAGATCAGATCGTCCCAGATTGCTTATAGCAGATGGGGTTGGAGTGGGAAAAACTATTGAAGCAGGGCTTATTATAAAGGAGCTTCAAGCGAGGAACAAGATTGAATCTGTTCTCATTATATGCCCGAAGCCGTTGATAACTGAAAAAAAGTGGGAAAATGAAATGAGGAGATTTGAGGAAAAATTTTCCCCGCTTGATGGGCCCATGATGAGGAATTGCATAAAAGAAACAAATTTGGAAGGCCAGTGGCCCCAGCAGTATGAGAAGGCAATCATTCCTTTTTCTCTGTTTGATGAAAAGCTGTTGTATGGTTCTGAAGGAAAGAAAAGAAAGAGAAAAAAGCAGGGCCTGCTTGATCTTGATCCGCCGCCAAAGTTTGATTTAGTGATCGTTGATGAGGCCCACAAAATAAAGAACCAAAGCACCTATACACATCAGGCAACACGGTTTTTCTGTGATAATGCCGAAGCAGTTATATTTCTCACGGCAACTCCAATACAATTAGGCGGCAACGATTTATTTACCTTGCTGAACGTTATAAGGCCTGATCTTGTGATCGATGAAAACACCTATCAATCAATGATTGCCCCGAATCCCAAAATACACAAAGCAGTTAGTATTCTGAGGGCTCAGGAAAAAGACTGGCAATCTCAGGCTAAAGATTTACTCGAACAGGCAGCTCATACAGAGTGGGGCAGTTCAGTTATTAAAAATAAGCCCGAATTTTTAGAGATTCAGGAAAAGCTGGCTAAAAATAATTTGTCTCCAGAGCAGCGGGTGGATTTGATACGTGATATTGAAGAGCTGAATACATTTTCCGATATGATAAACAGAACCAGAAGGAGGGATATTGGAAGTTTTACAGTCCGGGAGCCTAAAACTATAGAAGCTGAGTTTACTCCTGAACAAAAAAAGGTGCATGATAAGGTTCTTGAGATACAGGCAGATGTTCTATCCTTGATTCATGATAATCAGAACATCAAGTTTATGATGAGCACAATACTGCGTCAGGCAGCAAGCTGCATCAACGGGCTTGTACCGTTTCTAAAAGATATTCTTACACGCAATTTATCCGAAATCGAAGAACTCGCCTTTCTTAATGAGTGGGATGCTTTGAAAATCGCTAAGATTCCTCAAGACATCAGAAAAATCATATCAAAAGCTGAAAACCTTGGAAGCAAGGATCCAAAATTGGAATCTCTCTTGAAAATTGTATCTGAAAAGCAAAGCGATGAAAACAACCGGATTATAGTCTTCTCAACATTCCGCCATACTTTGAAATACCTATACACAAATCTGATTGAAAACGGCGTTAGAGTTGGCCTTGTAAACGGAGATACCCCTGTAGAAGAGAGGATATGGCTTAGAGAATGTTTTGAGATGGACAGAAAAAGCGATGATGCTGTGGATGTGCTTTTGTTCAGCGAAATTGGCTGCGAGGGTCTGGATTATCAATTTTGTGATTGTATGGTTAATTACGACCTCCCATGGAATCCAATGAAAATAGAGCAGAGGATTGGCCGAATAGACAGAAATGGTCAGCAGAGCGAAAAAGTTCTGATCTACAATATGATAACAAAAGATACTGTTGACGCTGCAATATATGAACGCTGCCTTAAAAGGATAGGAGTTTTTGAAAGTACGCTTGGAGCAGGTGAAGAGATTCTCGGCGAGATCAGCCAGCAAATTCAGGGAATTGCCGAAGATTACCAGCTAACTGAGCAGCAGCGAAATGATAAACTTCAGCAGCTTGCCGACAACAAAATAAGGGAAATACAGGAACAGAAAAGGCTTGAAGACCGTCAGGCTGAATTTTTCGGAGTAAACTTGCCTCAGAAACAAATTGATGATGAAATAAAACACGCCACAAGTTTATGGCTTTCTCCCGAAGCCGTCCAGAGGCTTGTAACAAATTATATTCGCAAGGCTGCCGGCGAAATGGCAAGCAGTGAATTCATACTCGGTGAAGGAATTGAAAAAACACTGCGCCTTTCTGAGAATGTGAGAAGAAAGCTGCTTGAAGATTATAGGCAGATGCCTAAGGGCAAAAGCACAGTTGAACGCCCTTGGGAGAATTGGCTTAGCGGCGACAATCCAATGCTTAAAATTACATTTGATATCAGATGCGCCGCGGATAAAAGGAATGTAACTTTGATTTCTCCCCAACATCCTTTGGTAAGGCAGGCTGCTGCTAAGCTTGAAATTACAGATAAGCCTGTAGCCTGTCTGGAAGTTTGCCAGAGCGGGATAACCTCTGGGGATTATCCTTTCGCAGTTTATAAATGGGTTTATACCGGCATTACCAAAAAAACCGAACTTATGCCGATCGCCTCTTCTAAAGAAGTAACAGAAAATCTTGAAGAGCTTCTCGCTCAGGCCTGTGATTTTGATTATGAAACTCAAATCACAGATTATTCGTTATGGGAAGACATCGAGAGCAGCCATTATAAGCTTTGGAGTTTTGCAAGGCATAGGCATATCGAAAATGTTAGGAGTAATGCTGAATACAAGGAAAAAAGTCTTTCTGTAAGCCACAAAGCGAGAGTGAGCAGATATCAGGATATAATCAATAATGCTGATGATGATAAAATAATTCGAATGAGAACAAGCGAATTGAAATCAGCAGAAATGGATTATAAACAAAAAATCGAAGAAATACAGGCAGCCCCTCAACGAGCCGATTTAAACAGTGATATAGTAGCATACGGTATTTTAAGAGTGAAGGAGTGTTGA
- a CDS encoding sacsin N-terminal ATP-binding-like domain-containing protein yields MKSFEDLTAKRKNWVEANRENGFEEGITNLLRELYPDNAHFIYELLQNAEDAQASSINFNLYADKLIVRHNGRRQFDYNDVESITSIGKSTKSSDATAIGEFGVGFKAVFSYTNTPRVYSKDYNFQISDLVVPEQVLERKGIGNETVFEFPFNNPYKPNEKAFQEIEKGLYDLKENTLLFLTNIKSINFYIDSEERIEGSLKSEMGKDNILRLSREINDEISTDYWLRFQKKDIPVEDEKGGTKNCTVAVAYKLEKIETENKKGVKATRYKIVPYEDAGVSIYFPAVKETTGLKFQIHAPFASTVARDSVRDCEENERLVEYLADLIAEKMADIKKLKMLDIDFLSILPSSKMAIEDFYEPIRERLIEEFDEKELLPMRAGGYSKAGDVYRGSEEMGGLISDADLAGLQDCSSKKPLWVKSPPKINDFLSMLDVSSFTPANLLIIAFNPEKLPKLIEIMEKKVPADHLKLYDLIYKATKSKEEPVIINGKLQEIPIILTQDWEYKSGSVCYFKNTDYELNEGRYFINDEVINDENPAKREANEILLRNFGVQEFVFEELVKNILEDKYDRPDLAIDNKHYAKDLKLFMELTQEDRYNRNYLKDLFSKYYIFKVNEDTWCKPSEIFIDSPLSETGLSEYFNLLKKYSDKYSFSNTEQYRNEVAKKHKLPYEMTDLLNCSESELFVFANKAGCKTDLEVFKDEGSEYKHFYVETRDRSMTEYIFESVKSLALAKLLWRFISNLSSEALYEWSRPDGRYNFERSYKPKVVDGEIVKKFRASAILKPASDNSWVPQKTKNGFTFVLPREASKEMLPEDLCDYPKNNWLEVVEFGKTLYEEEKKRHQEKRKEEEFEKILKDKYGISLSQLKKLIPSGNTQVSSITSHSSGTVEFPERKAYNCERRMNKIIDDYNSAPVKEYKMVEISQRISRSSSDPKSYLSDQYTNIDDFLVCQICKEEMPKKKYNDYYFEAVEAFDNDIIKKEHEAPYLALCPVCAAKYKEFIKKGRNGELKELRDKLLSLDDNDLEVSITLSESDTVPTIRFTQQHLIDIKAVLSQES; encoded by the coding sequence ATGAAGTCTTTTGAAGATTTGACTGCAAAACGTAAGAATTGGGTTGAGGCAAACCGTGAGAATGGTTTTGAAGAGGGTATCACAAATCTCTTAAGGGAGCTTTATCCTGATAATGCGCATTTCATATATGAATTACTGCAGAACGCAGAAGACGCTCAGGCTTCAAGTATTAATTTCAACTTATATGCCGATAAACTTATAGTAAGGCATAACGGGAGAAGGCAGTTTGATTATAATGATGTAGAATCTATTACCAGCATAGGAAAAAGTACGAAATCATCTGATGCAACAGCCATAGGAGAATTTGGGGTAGGTTTCAAGGCTGTATTCTCTTATACAAATACTCCTCGCGTCTATTCAAAGGATTATAATTTTCAAATTAGTGATCTTGTAGTTCCCGAACAGGTGCTTGAGAGGAAGGGGATCGGCAATGAGACTGTTTTTGAATTCCCTTTCAATAATCCTTATAAACCTAATGAAAAAGCGTTTCAGGAAATAGAAAAAGGCTTGTACGATTTGAAAGAAAATACGCTTCTGTTCTTAACTAATATCAAAAGCATTAACTTCTACATTGATTCAGAAGAACGCATAGAAGGCAGTCTCAAGAGTGAAATGGGGAAAGACAACATCCTAAGGCTTTCCCGAGAAATAAATGATGAGATATCAACAGATTACTGGCTCAGATTCCAGAAAAAAGACATTCCTGTAGAAGATGAGAAGGGGGGAACAAAAAACTGCACTGTTGCAGTTGCCTATAAACTCGAAAAAATAGAAACAGAAAACAAGAAGGGAGTTAAGGCCACCAGATACAAGATAGTACCCTATGAAGACGCAGGAGTATCAATATATTTTCCAGCAGTTAAGGAAACAACCGGGCTGAAATTTCAGATTCATGCCCCATTCGCATCAACTGTAGCAAGGGACAGCGTCCGAGACTGTGAGGAAAATGAAAGATTGGTTGAGTATTTGGCAGATTTGATTGCTGAAAAAATGGCCGATATTAAAAAATTAAAAATGCTCGATATCGATTTCCTGTCGATCTTACCTTCCTCTAAAATGGCTATAGAAGATTTTTATGAGCCTATTAGAGAAAGGCTGATTGAAGAATTTGATGAAAAAGAATTGCTGCCTATGAGAGCTGGTGGGTATTCAAAGGCTGGGGATGTTTACCGAGGCTCTGAAGAGATGGGTGGCTTGATTTCAGATGCTGATTTAGCTGGTCTGCAGGATTGCAGCAGTAAAAAACCTCTCTGGGTTAAAAGTCCACCCAAAATTAACGATTTTTTAAGTATGTTAGACGTTTCATCTTTTACTCCTGCTAATTTGTTAATTATAGCTTTCAATCCCGAAAAATTGCCCAAGCTTATTGAGATTATGGAAAAAAAGGTTCCAGCTGACCATCTTAAATTATACGACTTAATCTATAAGGCTACTAAAAGTAAAGAAGAACCTGTAATAATAAATGGGAAGTTACAAGAAATTCCGATTATTCTAACGCAAGATTGGGAATACAAATCTGGTAGTGTGTGCTATTTTAAAAACACGGATTATGAATTGAATGAGGGGCGTTATTTCATAAATGATGAAGTAATAAATGATGAAAATCCCGCCAAAAGGGAAGCGAATGAAATTTTACTGCGTAATTTTGGTGTGCAGGAATTTGTTTTTGAAGAGCTTGTAAAAAATATTCTTGAAGATAAATACGATCGCCCTGATTTAGCTATTGATAACAAACATTACGCGAAGGATCTTAAGCTTTTCATGGAATTGACACAAGAAGACAGGTATAATCGTAATTATCTTAAAGATTTGTTCAGTAAGTATTACATATTTAAGGTTAATGAAGACACATGGTGCAAGCCATCAGAGATTTTTATTGATAGTCCCTTGTCGGAAACAGGCTTAAGCGAATATTTTAATTTATTAAAAAAATATTCAGACAAGTATTCATTTTCAAATACTGAGCAGTATCGAAATGAAGTTGCAAAAAAACATAAGTTGCCTTATGAAATGACTGATTTATTGAATTGCAGTGAATCTGAACTGTTTGTTTTTGCAAACAAAGCTGGTTGCAAAACCGATTTAGAAGTCTTTAAGGACGAAGGTTCTGAATATAAACATTTTTATGTTGAAACACGAGATAGATCTATGACTGAATATATATTCGAATCTGTAAAAAGTTTGGCATTGGCGAAATTGTTATGGAGGTTTATTTCTAATTTGTCCAGTGAGGCTCTTTATGAATGGTCAAGACCAGACGGAAGATATAATTTTGAAAGATCGTATAAGCCTAAAGTTGTGGATGGCGAGATTGTCAAAAAGTTCAGAGCTTCTGCTATATTGAAGCCAGCCTCGGATAATTCTTGGGTTCCTCAAAAAACTAAAAATGGTTTTACCTTTGTTTTGCCAAGAGAAGCTTCAAAGGAAATGTTGCCTGAAGATTTATGTGATTATCCCAAAAATAATTGGCTAGAAGTCGTAGAATTTGGAAAAACTTTATATGAAGAAGAAAAAAAACGCCATCAGGAAAAACGCAAAGAAGAAGAGTTTGAAAAAATCTTAAAAGATAAATATGGCATTTCATTATCTCAATTAAAAAAGTTAATACCCAGTGGTAATACTCAAGTCAGCTCTATTACCTCCCATTCATCAGGCACTGTTGAATTCCCTGAAAGAAAAGCCTACAATTGCGAAAGGCGTATGAATAAAATCATAGATGATTATAATTCAGCTCCAGTGAAGGAATACAAAATGGTTGAGATAAGCCAGAGGATTTCAAGGTCTTCTTCTGACCCTAAATCGTATTTATCAGATCAGTATACAAACATTGATGATTTTTTAGTGTGTCAAATATGCAAAGAGGAAATGCCGAAGAAAAAATATAATGATTATTATTTTGAAGCAGTTGAAGCATTTGATAACGATATAATCAAAAAAGAGCATGAAGCCCCATATCTTGCCCTTTGCCCTGTTTGCGCTGCCAAATATAAAGAGTTTATAAAAAAGGGCAGGAACGGCGAATTGAAAGAGCTCAGAGATAAACTTTTATCGTTAGATGATAACGATTTAGAAGTTTCTATAACTCTTAGCGAAAGTGATACCGTCCCGACTATACGATTTACTCAGCAGCATTTGATAGATATCAAGGCTGTGCTTAGCCAGGAATCTTAA
- a CDS encoding AEC family transporter, translating to MQIFITTFEAVAALLLIGLTGFFLIIRKVIPEKAISVLATIAVDVALPALVFSKIITSFNPEDMPDWWTRPLWWAGFMIAGIIAAFLLSFAAKKSFREEFRSGLVFNNAVFFPLAIITGVFSDENPLVTELFLFTLLFPPFYFAAVNLFFHGSRNAKIPLSKIFNPVLIATLIALTLVLTGLAEFVPQFAVHALKLTGRTAAPLLMMILGGSIYIDFRDKGEFKLAESVKFTIAKNIIFPLIALAAVFFLNIPKPVGFMIVLQAAVPPITSLSVMTERCGGERHITNQFIFTSFMASIITIPAFIMLYDLLIGLNGME from the coding sequence TTGCAGATTTTCATAACAACATTTGAAGCAGTGGCCGCATTGCTCTTAATCGGGCTTACGGGCTTTTTTCTGATAATTCGAAAAGTGATTCCGGAGAAGGCAATCAGCGTTCTTGCAACGATCGCTGTGGACGTGGCGCTGCCTGCGCTTGTATTCTCGAAGATAATCACCTCCTTTAATCCGGAGGATATGCCGGACTGGTGGACAAGGCCTCTATGGTGGGCTGGCTTTATGATTGCGGGGATAATTGCAGCATTCCTGCTTTCGTTTGCCGCTAAGAAAAGCTTCAGGGAGGAATTCCGCTCGGGGCTGGTGTTCAATAATGCCGTTTTCTTTCCGCTTGCGATTATTACGGGCGTTTTTTCGGATGAAAATCCGCTGGTTACAGAGCTTTTCCTTTTTACTCTGCTGTTCCCGCCGTTCTATTTTGCGGCTGTGAATCTCTTTTTTCACGGCAGCAGAAACGCCAAAATCCCGCTCTCCAAGATATTCAACCCCGTGCTCATCGCAACCCTAATCGCCCTTACGCTCGTGCTTACCGGGCTGGCGGAGTTTGTGCCGCAGTTTGCTGTGCACGCCCTCAAGCTCACAGGCCGAACCGCAGCACCGCTGCTTATGATGATCCTCGGCGGGAGCATCTATATCGATTTCAGGGATAAGGGCGAATTCAAACTCGCAGAATCGGTGAAGTTTACCATTGCCAAAAACATCATTTTCCCGCTTATCGCCCTTGCGGCCGTTTTCTTCCTGAATATCCCGAAGCCGGTGGGGTTTATGATTGTGCTTCAGGCTGCTGTGCCGCCGATAACTTCGCTTTCTGTTATGACTGAACGCTGCGGCGGCGAGAGACACATTACAAATCAGTTTATCTTCACAAGCTTTATGGCCTCTATAATAACCATCCCAGCATTCATTATGCTATACGACCTGCTAATCGGCCTCAACGGAATGGAGTAA